Proteins from a single region of Pithys albifrons albifrons isolate INPA30051 chromosome 12, PitAlb_v1, whole genome shotgun sequence:
- the LOC139677400 gene encoding C-signal-like yields the protein MAAARTVLLTGSNRGIGLELVKQLLGSPKPPAWIFATCRDPEGPRAQELRDLASKHPNLVLVKLDISNPSAITDAAKIVEGKLNGLGLNLLINNAGIFTPTASLDTVDAEDMIRTYKTNAVGPMLMAQAFLPLLKKASQDSKEKGLSCSKAAIINISSVMGSIKKTPDSFFKPVISYRCSKAALNMLTMCQALTYGEAGILCVALHPGWVKTDMGSQEADLTVDTSVRGLLSVLPILSEKHSGTLLNWEGKAIPW from the exons ATGGCGGCGGCGCGGACGGTGCTGCTGACCGGCTCCAACCGCGGCATCGGGCTGGAGCTCGTCAAGCAGCTGCTGGGGTCACCGAAACCCCCCGCCTGGATCTTCGCGACTTGCCGGGACCCCGAGGGGCCGCGAGCCCAG GAGCTGAGAGATCTGGCATCCAAACACCCAAACCTGGTTCTTGTGAAGCTGG ATATCTCAAATCCCTCTGCTATCACTGATGCGGCGAAGATCGTGGAGGGGAAGCTGAATGGCCTGGGCCTGAACCTGCTGATAAACAATGCCGGCATCTTCACCCCCACGGCGTCACTGGACACGGTTGATGCTGAGGACATGATCAGGACGTACAAGACCAATGCAGTGGGGCCAATGCTGATGGCTCAG GCATTCCTGCCTCTGCTGAAGAAGGCTTCCCAGGACAGCAAAGAAAAGGGCTTGAGTTGCAGCAAGGCAGCCATTATCAACATCTCCAGTGTTATGGGGTCCATCAAGAAAACGCCTGATTCTTTCTTCAAGCCTGTCATCTCTTACCGCTGCAGCAAG gCTGCCCTCAACATGCTCACCATGTGCCAGGCTCTGACCTATGGGGAAGCTGGGATCCTCTGCGTGGCACTGCACCCTGGATGGGTGAAAACGGACATGGGCAGCCAGGAG GCTGACCTGACAGTGGACACAAGTGTGCGGGGGCTGCTGTCTGTACTGCCGATCCTTTCCGAAAAACACAGTGGGACTTTGCTCAACTGGGAAGGTAAAGCTATCCCCTGGTGA